The nucleotide sequence GATTGACGAATATCAACTCCTCGCTTAAAGAGTGTTAACCCTTTGGAACACGCTCTCCTACTTTTTTTACTTTTCTTCCGTATAAAAATCGAGTATTTTAAGCCCCGACTGCGATTGCTTAGGGAGGAACATCATGTGGAAAGAAAGAGTTCGCGGTAAAGTAGAAGAATTATTTGCAAAGGCAGGAGTCAGCTTCGGAGGAAATGCGGATTGGGACATCCGAGTAAAGGACGATAGATTATTCGAAAAAATTCTCAGCAACGGCTCTCTCGGTTTGGGGGAAGCTTATATGAACGGTTGGTTCGAATGCGATCGTTTCGACGAAACAGTCCGGAGGCTATTAGATAAAGGTATAGAGAAAGCAGCGAAGACCTGGGGGAATCTATTTCTATATCTAGAATCCGTAATATTAAACCGACAGTCTAAAAACAGGGCTTTCGTGGTCGGAGAAAGACATTACGATCTTGGGAACGATCTATTCGAGCTTATGTTAGACAAGGAAATGGTTTATTCCTGCGCATATTGGAAGAACGCTAACAACTTAGACCAAGCCCAAGAAAACAAAATGGATCTGATCTGCCGGAAGTTGGATCTCCAACCGGGAATGAAGGTATTGGATATAGGATGTGGCTGGGGAGGACTTGCCAGATATGCAGCCAAAGAATATGGAGCGGAAGTTTTTGGCATCAGCGTATCCAAAGAACAATTGGCACTCGCCGAAGCAAGATCCAAAAACCTAAAGGTAAAATACGAATTGTTGGACTATCGAGATGTGAAAGACAATTTCGATTCCATCCTTTCCGTGGGCCAAATGGAACATGTCGGTTACAAAAACTATCGAACCTATATGGAAATAGTTTATAAATCTCTAAAGGATAAAGGATTATTTTTACTTCATACGATCGGCTCCAATGATTCTCACAAAGTGACCGATAGATGGATCGAAAAATATATTTTTCCGAATTCACATCTTCCTTCTGCAGCGCAGATTACCAAGGCGAGTGAAAACCTTTTCGTATTGGAAGATCTTCACAATTTCGGTCCGGATTATGATAAGACACTCATGGCCTGGTATCATAATTTTGAAAAGGGATGGAGCCGGATCCAGAAGAAGTACGGAGAAAGATTCAGACGAATGTGGGAATTTTATCTTTTAAGCTGTGCAGGTGCATTTCGCTCCCGGAAAATCCAACTCTGGCAGTTCGTGTTTTCTAAAGGAGCCAGAGAAGAAGTCTATCAAGCTGTGAGGTAAAAAGGGTTCGCACCGAGAACCCTGAGATTACGGAGAGCACCAAGGTTTTTGAAACTTTAATCGAATCGTGAAGGCGATGTAGGAACTCCAACATCGCATCACTTCTGCGACTTCGCATCTCTGCGCGAAAACAACTCAGTAACTCTTGCTTACTCTGCGACTTCGTTATCTAAACCAGGAAACAATCTGTTCTCTGCGTATCCTGGTTTGGTATTCTAAAAATCTTTCCTTCCACCACGGATGTGTTTTCGAAAGATCCGTTTCCCAAAACCAAAAATGTAGGTCGTTTAATGTACGTTTATCCCAAAGAAGTCTATTCATTTCCTTTGGATTCAAAGAATCAGGACCGGATTCTTTCCAGTTAGAGACCAGAGTATCCATATATCTTTTGCGTGCATCCGACTCTTTCTTTCGAGTTCTCAAACGAGAAGTATGAAAACGGAATAGAAGAGGATCTACTACGGACAGAAAAATCCCTCTTCCCGATCCCATTCCCTCCAAAAACTCCGAATATTCTTTTTCAAATTTTTCAGTATCCGTCAAAAGAGGATCCTTTTTGGTTTCCTCGGGAGTTAAAAGAAATCCCCTTCTTTTCCAAAGTTCCCCCTGCTTAGAAGACGAAGTCCATACTGCCCAGAAATAAGAAAGAAGCCAACCGCCGGTGATCGGTAATAACCAATAAAAAAGAACAGGATAATAAACGAATAACCATATAGAAATTCCTGTACCATAAAATGCCTGAGGGAGTAAGGCGCGAGCCGCTGCCATTCTATCGATCCCCTGAGCCGGATCCCTGTTTTGAGGCCCCCATTCTATCTTTCTATTCCAGAAAGTCATCCATAGAAATCTG is from Leptospira sp. WS58.C1 and encodes:
- the cfa gene encoding cyclopropane fatty acyl phospholipid synthase, which produces MWKERVRGKVEELFAKAGVSFGGNADWDIRVKDDRLFEKILSNGSLGLGEAYMNGWFECDRFDETVRRLLDKGIEKAAKTWGNLFLYLESVILNRQSKNRAFVVGERHYDLGNDLFELMLDKEMVYSCAYWKNANNLDQAQENKMDLICRKLDLQPGMKVLDIGCGWGGLARYAAKEYGAEVFGISVSKEQLALAEARSKNLKVKYELLDYRDVKDNFDSILSVGQMEHVGYKNYRTYMEIVYKSLKDKGLFLLHTIGSNDSHKVTDRWIEKYIFPNSHLPSAAQITKASENLFVLEDLHNFGPDYDKTLMAWYHNFEKGWSRIQKKYGERFRRMWEFYLLSCAGAFRSRKIQLWQFVFSKGAREEVYQAVR